Proteins from a genomic interval of Vreelandella profundi:
- a CDS encoding sialic acid TRAP transporter substrate-binding protein SiaP → MRARHQLTALLLALSTSSLAQADDFVFGHIYEASHSHHKWALWAADEIEKRSEGRHHIEVFPSSQLGNEVELNEGLDLGTVDIIYTGNAFAGNAYPPIALGSAPFVFRDFDHWMAYSTSDLFQELAQGYEETTGHVPLGLIYFGQRHVTANKPILTPDDMKGMKIRVPDASLLLMFPRAVGANPTPIAFSEVYLALQQGVVDGQENPLPIIQAMKFYEVQSDISLTGHIFDSQPIIMNGNAWADLSADDQTMFQDVFREAAEQGSLDIYQQEQDLVSWFEEQGTQVHQVDREPFAELVMPKLTDESAGWTVEQYQRLEAIE, encoded by the coding sequence ATGCGCGCACGCCATCAACTCACTGCACTGCTATTAGCCCTATCAACAAGCTCATTGGCTCAGGCCGATGATTTCGTATTTGGCCATATTTATGAAGCCAGCCATAGCCATCATAAATGGGCTTTATGGGCGGCCGATGAAATCGAAAAACGTAGTGAAGGCCGACATCATATCGAGGTTTTTCCCTCTTCCCAACTCGGCAATGAAGTCGAACTCAATGAAGGGCTCGACTTGGGGACAGTCGATATTATCTACACTGGCAACGCCTTCGCAGGTAATGCTTACCCGCCGATTGCGCTAGGCAGCGCACCTTTCGTCTTCCGTGATTTTGATCATTGGATGGCTTATTCGACAAGCGATCTTTTTCAAGAATTGGCCCAGGGGTATGAAGAAACCACCGGGCATGTGCCGCTGGGTTTAATCTATTTCGGCCAGCGCCACGTCACTGCTAATAAACCGATACTGACGCCAGATGATATGAAGGGCATGAAAATTCGCGTGCCGGACGCCTCTCTGTTGCTGATGTTCCCCAGAGCGGTGGGCGCCAACCCGACCCCGATTGCGTTTTCGGAAGTTTATCTAGCGCTTCAACAAGGAGTTGTTGATGGCCAGGAGAATCCGTTGCCCATCATCCAGGCGATGAAATTTTATGAAGTGCAGTCCGATATTTCACTGACCGGCCACATCTTTGATAGCCAGCCAATCATCATGAACGGTAACGCCTGGGCAGATCTTTCTGCTGACGATCAGACGATGTTCCAGGATGTTTTCCGCGAAGCCGCTGAGCAGGGAAGCCTTGATATCTATCAGCAAGAGCAGGACTTGGTGTCCTGGTTTGAGGAACAAGGAACGCAGGTGCACCAAGTGGACCGCGAACCCTTCGCTGAGCTGGTGATGCCGAAGCTGACAGATGAAAGCGCCGGTTGGACGGTTGAACAATATCAGCGTTTGGAGGCGATTGAGTAA
- a CDS encoding ABC transporter ATP-binding protein — protein MNASSLLAQGLVAGYGERPVLDDVSLTVSAGHTTAIVGANACGKSTLLRVLSRLLTPTQGDVLLDGNAIHKLPTRRLAQQLGFLPQSPIAPEGITVLDLVSRGRHPHQGPFKRWNANDDAAVAEALRATHMTALADAAVEELSGGQRQRAWIAMALAQQTNVLLLDEPTTFLDINHQIEVLDLLTDLNQARGTTVVMVLHELNLAARYADRLVAMAKGKIYAVGPPEQILTEQMVREVFGLESRVIEDPVSGKPMMIPLGRHGAKLT, from the coding sequence ATGAACGCTTCCTCGTTACTCGCCCAAGGCCTGGTGGCCGGCTACGGGGAGCGCCCCGTGCTCGATGACGTCAGCCTCACCGTTTCTGCCGGCCATACCACGGCCATTGTCGGTGCCAACGCCTGCGGAAAATCGACCCTGCTACGCGTACTATCGAGGCTGCTAACCCCTACGCAGGGTGACGTATTACTCGATGGCAACGCTATTCATAAGCTGCCCACGCGACGCCTGGCGCAGCAGCTGGGATTTTTGCCGCAATCCCCTATCGCACCAGAAGGTATTACCGTGCTGGATCTGGTCAGCCGCGGCCGCCACCCCCATCAGGGGCCGTTTAAACGCTGGAATGCAAACGATGATGCCGCCGTGGCGGAGGCCCTGAGGGCCACCCACATGACCGCCCTGGCCGATGCCGCCGTCGAAGAGCTTTCGGGCGGGCAGCGCCAGCGGGCCTGGATCGCCATGGCGCTTGCGCAGCAAACGAACGTACTGCTACTCGATGAGCCGACCACTTTTCTCGACATCAACCATCAGATTGAGGTGCTCGACCTGTTGACCGATCTCAATCAGGCGCGAGGCACCACCGTCGTAATGGTGCTGCACGAACTCAACCTGGCCGCCCGCTACGCCGATAGGCTTGTAGCGATGGCGAAGGGGAAGATTTACGCAGTGGGCCCGCCGGAGCAGATACTCACCGAGCAGATGGTGCGGGAGGTGTTTGGCCTAGAGAGCCGGGTCATTGAAGACCCGGTCAGTGGCAAACCCATGATGATTCCGCTTGGGCGCCATGGAGCAAAACTGACCTAG
- a CDS encoding iron-siderophore ABC transporter substrate-binding protein, which yields MTWLLSSKTLGLATMATLTLSSALVSAQEYPLEIEHALGTTVLAKKPERIATVAWANHEIPLALGVVPVGFAAAGFGDDDNSGLLPWVEAHFEEIDAPLPALFDEGDGIDFEAVAASQPDVILAAYSGLSQSDYDTLSQIAPVVAYTEGPWTTDWRDMILLNSAGMGMAEEGEALVERLETTIADTAAAHPELEGKTAMFVTHLDPTNLGRISFYNDNDARVRFFHDLGMVSPNIVKQNSPPGKYSGEISSELIDELNDVDILVTYGGQALVDQLTAHPLTSRLPAVENGAIVLLGNTPLGAAANPTPMSIPWLLDDYADLLSEAARQSD from the coding sequence ATGACCTGGTTACTGAGTAGTAAAACGCTCGGCCTTGCGACGATGGCAACGCTCACCTTGAGCTCGGCCTTGGTGAGCGCCCAAGAATATCCGCTTGAAATTGAACACGCTTTGGGTACCACCGTACTGGCCAAAAAGCCTGAACGGATCGCGACGGTGGCCTGGGCAAACCATGAGATACCGCTTGCCCTGGGCGTTGTGCCGGTTGGCTTTGCTGCCGCAGGCTTTGGCGACGATGACAACTCTGGCCTGCTGCCTTGGGTGGAAGCGCATTTTGAGGAGATTGATGCTCCGCTCCCGGCACTGTTCGACGAAGGTGACGGAATTGATTTCGAAGCCGTTGCCGCCAGCCAGCCGGATGTGATTCTTGCCGCTTACTCAGGGCTCAGCCAATCCGACTATGACACCTTGAGCCAGATCGCGCCGGTCGTCGCCTACACCGAAGGCCCCTGGACCACTGACTGGCGCGACATGATTCTGCTCAATAGCGCAGGCATGGGCATGGCTGAAGAAGGCGAAGCGCTGGTTGAACGCCTTGAAACAACCATTGCCGATACCGCCGCTGCGCATCCCGAGCTTGAAGGCAAAACGGCGATGTTCGTGACCCACCTTGATCCCACCAACCTTGGGCGTATCTCTTTTTACAACGACAACGATGCACGCGTGCGGTTTTTTCATGATTTAGGGATGGTCTCGCCAAATATCGTCAAACAGAACTCCCCTCCTGGTAAATACTCGGGCGAAATCAGCTCTGAACTGATTGATGAGCTCAACGATGTGGATATTCTCGTCACCTACGGTGGCCAGGCGCTGGTTGATCAGCTCACTGCCCACCCATTAACGTCCCGACTTCCAGCCGTTGAAAACGGTGCCATTGTGCTGCTGGGCAATACACCGCTGGGCGCTGCGGCCAACCCCACCCCGATGTCGATTCCTTGGTTATTAGACGATTATGCTGACCTACTCTCAGAAGCCGCACGCCAGTCAGACTAA
- a CDS encoding FecCD family ABC transporter permease → MLTYSQKPHASQTNGVTATDDSTRLRHRQLSKRLAAGIALLALLAVAVILSVAFGTRDVGWPEIAAALSGQVESIGDAAVATRIPRTLLAILAGAALGVSGGVMQGLTRNPLADPGLLGVNAGAALAIVIGIAWFGIDQTTTYIWTAIAGAGLTAVAVYAIASLSRGGATPLRLALAGAATTAALSSLATAVILPRNDIAGLVQSWLVGGVGGATPDQIVPVLPFLLVGFVITLLAARKLNLLALGDDTAAGLGEKVAIARAMSAIGAVLLCGAITAVCGPIGFVGLVVPHACRLLVGGDYRWLLPFSALAGAVLLTLSDVVGRLIVQPSELDVGIVTAFIGAPVFIWIVRNRKVGSL, encoded by the coding sequence ATGCTGACCTACTCTCAGAAGCCGCACGCCAGTCAGACTAACGGCGTCACGGCGACTGACGACAGTACGCGCCTTCGACATCGCCAGCTGAGTAAGCGGCTAGCGGCGGGTATAGCGTTGCTAGCGTTACTGGCCGTGGCGGTGATACTTTCCGTGGCCTTTGGCACCCGCGATGTTGGCTGGCCAGAAATTGCGGCGGCGTTGAGCGGACAGGTCGAAAGCATCGGAGATGCCGCCGTTGCCACTCGCATTCCGCGCACGCTGCTGGCGATTCTTGCCGGGGCCGCGCTGGGCGTTTCGGGCGGCGTGATGCAGGGCCTGACGCGCAACCCGCTTGCCGACCCAGGCCTATTAGGCGTGAACGCCGGAGCGGCGCTGGCCATTGTGATTGGCATCGCCTGGTTTGGGATTGATCAAACGACCACCTATATCTGGACCGCGATTGCGGGCGCCGGGCTAACGGCCGTTGCGGTTTACGCCATTGCGAGCCTATCTCGCGGAGGCGCTACGCCGCTGCGGCTAGCGCTTGCCGGTGCCGCCACCACGGCGGCGCTGAGTTCGCTGGCCACGGCGGTCATCTTGCCGCGTAACGATATTGCCGGGCTGGTACAGTCTTGGCTTGTAGGGGGAGTGGGCGGCGCCACGCCTGACCAGATAGTGCCGGTGCTGCCCTTTTTGCTCGTTGGGTTTGTGATCACCCTGCTGGCTGCGCGCAAGCTCAACCTACTGGCGCTTGGGGATGATACGGCCGCGGGGCTGGGTGAAAAGGTCGCCATCGCTCGGGCGATGTCAGCGATTGGTGCGGTACTGCTCTGCGGCGCTATTACGGCGGTCTGCGGCCCCATTGGCTTCGTCGGTTTAGTCGTGCCGCACGCCTGCCGACTGCTCGTCGGCGGCGATTACCGCTGGCTGCTGCCCTTCTCTGCCCTGGCAGGTGCCGTACTCCTCACGCTGTCTGATGTCGTTGGCCGTCTGATCGTGCAGCCATCGGAGCTCGACGTAGGCATTGTGACGGCGTTTATTGGCGCTCCCGTGTTTATCTGGATTGTGCGCAACCGCAAAGTAGGCTCTCTATGA
- a CDS encoding FecCD family ABC transporter permease produces MTGQTLHATAEFGRMRQAQAKRRLRMVAVLVVLLLAGVALTLTLGQSFTPLMTVLRVLGGAEIPGAGFTVRELRLPRAVISVLTGACFGLGGVAFQTMLRNPLASPDIIGISTGASTGAVFAIVVLSMSGPAVSMVAIGAGLGVALLIYALSWQQGVTGGRLILIGIGLAAMLQSVTAYLLMRAPSWTLQEALRWLTGSVNGAQLDQALPLSIALVLFGGLLLSRSRDLETMRMGDDIAAGLGVRLAVTRITIVVCAVALVAFATSVSGPIAFVAFLSGPIAARLIGRNGSLLIPSALVGALLVLLSDYAGQFLLPARYPVGIVTGVLGAPYLIYLIIRDNKSRGSL; encoded by the coding sequence ATGACCGGTCAGACGCTCCACGCGACGGCTGAGTTCGGCCGAATGCGTCAAGCACAGGCCAAACGCCGCCTGCGCATGGTGGCGGTTCTGGTCGTTTTATTACTGGCAGGCGTGGCGTTGACGCTAACGCTGGGGCAGTCCTTTACCCCGCTGATGACCGTGCTGCGCGTTCTTGGCGGGGCGGAAATTCCTGGGGCAGGCTTTACCGTGCGTGAATTACGCCTTCCGCGAGCGGTCATTTCGGTACTGACCGGTGCGTGCTTTGGCCTCGGCGGCGTCGCCTTTCAAACCATGCTACGCAACCCGCTCGCCAGCCCCGACATTATTGGTATCAGCACGGGGGCCAGTACCGGCGCCGTTTTCGCCATCGTGGTGCTATCAATGAGCGGCCCGGCCGTTTCCATGGTGGCGATTGGCGCAGGGCTCGGCGTTGCCCTGTTGATCTACGCGCTCTCTTGGCAGCAGGGCGTCACCGGCGGGCGTTTGATCCTGATCGGCATTGGCCTTGCCGCCATGCTGCAAAGCGTGACCGCCTACCTGCTGATGCGTGCGCCCAGCTGGACGCTGCAGGAAGCACTGCGCTGGTTGACCGGCAGTGTCAACGGCGCGCAGCTTGACCAGGCGCTGCCGCTATCCATCGCGCTTGTGCTCTTCGGCGGGCTGCTGCTAAGCCGTAGCCGTGACCTTGAAACTATGCGCATGGGTGATGATATAGCGGCAGGCTTAGGGGTTCGTTTAGCCGTTACGCGCATCACTATCGTCGTTTGTGCCGTGGCCCTGGTGGCGTTCGCGACGTCAGTTTCCGGCCCCATCGCGTTCGTCGCCTTTCTTTCCGGCCCGATTGCCGCGCGCCTGATCGGTAGAAACGGCTCACTGCTGATCCCCTCTGCGCTGGTGGGTGCCCTACTGGTATTACTCAGCGATTACGCCGGCCAGTTTCTGCTGCCCGCGCGCTACCCGGTCGGCATTGTCACCGGCGTGCTGGGCGCCCCTTACCTCATTTATCTGATTATTCGCGACAATAAAAGCAGAGGCTCTCTATGA
- a CDS encoding TRAP transporter large permease, with protein MIILLFVALACLLLIGAPVAVALAGSSLIYLLASGRIPDIILIQQMVGGVDSFPLLAVPFFILAGNLMNVCGVTERIFSFANAMVGWTRGGLGHVNVGASVIFAGMSGAAIADAGGLGAVEIKAMRDQGYDVDFAVGITGASSTVGPIIPPSLPLVVYGVVASASIGQLFIAGIVPGLLIAAMLMLMVAVISHRRGYPIGERFSVSRLLSTFMHAALSLLIPIIIVGGIVLGIFTPTESAIAAVAYVLVLATLVYRSTGWRQIITVFRETVEMTSVVLLIVAASSIFAWILTREGVPSAFAEAVVAVADNPIVILLLINLILLVVGCFMETVAAITILTPVLLPLAVQAGVDPVQFGIIMVLNLMIGLLTPPVGLVLFILARVADISFPRAVRATLPFIAALLVSLLLITFIPALTLWLPSLV; from the coding sequence ATGATCATTCTGCTTTTTGTGGCGTTGGCGTGTCTGCTGTTGATCGGCGCCCCAGTCGCAGTGGCGTTGGCCGGGTCATCACTGATTTATCTGCTGGCGTCGGGGCGAATTCCAGACATCATTCTCATTCAGCAAATGGTGGGAGGCGTTGATAGCTTTCCACTGCTCGCCGTGCCGTTCTTTATTCTAGCGGGCAATTTGATGAACGTCTGTGGCGTAACCGAGCGGATCTTCAGCTTTGCTAATGCAATGGTGGGATGGACGCGCGGTGGTTTAGGCCATGTCAACGTGGGCGCCTCGGTAATATTTGCGGGGATGTCGGGGGCGGCAATCGCCGATGCTGGTGGCCTGGGTGCCGTAGAGATCAAGGCTATGCGCGACCAGGGGTACGACGTTGATTTCGCCGTGGGCATTACCGGTGCCTCTTCTACCGTGGGGCCAATTATTCCCCCCTCGCTTCCTCTGGTGGTTTATGGCGTGGTGGCATCGGCGTCCATTGGCCAGCTGTTCATTGCGGGCATTGTGCCTGGCCTACTGATTGCGGCAATGCTGATGTTGATGGTAGCGGTTATTTCTCACCGACGTGGCTATCCGATCGGCGAGCGCTTCTCTGTGAGCCGCCTGCTCTCAACCTTTATGCATGCAGCGCTTTCACTGCTAATCCCGATAATTATCGTTGGCGGCATCGTTTTAGGGATTTTTACTCCAACCGAAAGCGCCATTGCAGCCGTGGCCTATGTATTGGTATTGGCAACGCTGGTTTATCGCAGCACCGGTTGGCGCCAAATTATAACGGTCTTCCGAGAAACCGTTGAGATGACCTCGGTGGTGCTGCTGATTGTGGCTGCCTCTTCCATCTTTGCTTGGATTCTTACCCGTGAAGGAGTGCCTTCCGCCTTCGCAGAAGCAGTGGTAGCGGTGGCCGATAATCCGATTGTGATTCTTCTGCTGATTAACCTGATTCTGTTAGTTGTCGGCTGTTTCATGGAAACCGTGGCGGCTATTACCATTTTGACACCTGTGCTGCTGCCGCTGGCCGTTCAGGCCGGCGTCGACCCCGTCCAGTTCGGTATCATTATGGTGCTTAACCTGATGATTGGGCTGCTGACACCTCCGGTAGGGTTGGTGCTGTTTATTCTGGCCAGAGTGGCTGACATTTCGTTTCCCCGTGCGGTAAGGGCAACGCTGCCCTTTATTGCGGCGCTTTTAGTATCGCTTTTGCTAATTACGTTTATCCCTGCTTTGACGCTATGGCTGCCTAGCCTGGTTTAG
- a CDS encoding mandelate racemase/muconate lactonizing enzyme family protein — MNHLKNTRSVAQDAVIEAIDMVPIGSYLPADGGYGSAREIGHARMATLVFVRFSSGIMGIGECYGPPKTTLAYLDILREAYVGESAFDHRVIWRRMSNVLYHVRAQSQLAAAVSGLDIALHDGLGKLLGLPIYRLLGGEEQASVQVYASGGYFHEPAALPLEAQLERVAGQFDGYKIKIGHGIKSDFERMQCARRILGDDVAIMVDINGAYTADLALESIAALAPLRPYWIEEPVAPEDLPGFRRLASRREGRIAAGEASVNAVEFRELAATGGVDVLMPDLNLCGGYVEALRIADMAHLNGLRISPHVWGSAVGIVAAAHFAAALPPHPHPDRAHTPTWVEFDVSASNPLREALLTEPLKLSQGRLALPTRPGLGIDIDEERLKALKIDC; from the coding sequence ATGAATCATCTGAAAAATACCCGTTCGGTTGCTCAGGATGCTGTTATCGAGGCGATTGATATGGTGCCGATTGGCAGCTATCTACCGGCGGATGGCGGCTACGGAAGCGCACGGGAAATCGGTCATGCGCGCATGGCAACGCTGGTTTTTGTGCGCTTTTCATCGGGCATCATGGGCATCGGCGAATGTTACGGCCCGCCGAAGACGACGCTGGCGTACTTGGATATTCTGCGCGAAGCCTACGTAGGAGAGAGCGCCTTCGACCACCGCGTAATCTGGCGGCGCATGAGCAACGTACTCTATCACGTGCGTGCCCAAAGTCAGCTTGCGGCTGCGGTGAGCGGGCTGGATATTGCGCTTCACGACGGGCTAGGCAAGCTGTTAGGACTGCCTATTTACCGGCTGCTGGGTGGTGAAGAGCAAGCGTCGGTGCAGGTTTATGCGTCCGGCGGCTATTTCCACGAGCCGGCGGCGCTACCGCTTGAGGCGCAGCTTGAACGCGTGGCAGGACAGTTCGACGGCTACAAGATCAAAATTGGCCATGGCATCAAGAGTGATTTTGAGCGAATGCAGTGCGCGCGTCGTATTCTTGGCGATGACGTGGCGATCATGGTAGATATCAACGGCGCTTATACGGCCGATTTGGCGCTGGAATCGATAGCGGCGCTGGCGCCGCTGCGGCCTTACTGGATTGAGGAACCGGTCGCACCGGAGGATCTTCCCGGTTTTCGTCGCCTTGCTTCACGTCGCGAAGGGCGTATTGCAGCGGGTGAGGCGTCGGTTAATGCCGTTGAGTTTCGTGAGCTGGCTGCTACGGGCGGTGTCGATGTACTGATGCCAGACCTTAATCTGTGCGGTGGCTATGTCGAGGCCTTGAGAATCGCCGATATGGCGCATCTCAACGGGCTGAGGATTTCGCCGCACGTGTGGGGAAGTGCGGTCGGTATTGTGGCCGCTGCGCACTTCGCCGCCGCGCTGCCACCGCATCCGCATCCTGATCGTGCGCATACGCCCACCTGGGTTGAGTTTGACGTCTCAGCAAGCAACCCGCTGCGTGAAGCGCTTCTGACCGAGCCGCTTAAGCTTTCGCAAGGCCGCCTTGCTCTGCCGACGCGGCCCGGCCTGGGTATCGATATTGATGAAGAGCGATTAAAAGCACTCAAGATTGATTGCTAA
- the fhuE gene encoding ferric-rhodotorulic acid/ferric-coprogen receptor FhuE: protein MKTSSLHVLNNVQHPVPNHSAASFALRGATFTALIAGSLFASSSALAQSGSANDAESLGTVTVTGTNLYENVGYTRRTTSAGTGLTLSQKELPQAISIVTEQRIQDQNLATIEDILRNTTGISVRNVDSDRVSFAARGFRINSFQYDGIPTLNTDNRWYFGEGRLNTAIYDRVEVIRGANGLVSGSGNPGASVNFVRKHADSREFTGSVSGTLGSWDQQGTTVDLTTPLTASGDVRARFIGGYEEGGAHLDRQDKRRTFGYGIIDADVTDATTLSIGFDYQDSHTSSPTWGGLPLWFSNGTPTNYSRSFSVAPDWSYYDFESEKVFAEISHRFDNDWQVRVVGTHEKTDMDGKLAYPYVEATLPDQMDGSGVDFFTGWNRGHREVDSVDVQASGPFTLLGREHELVIGGSYSDQTNDYENTFISGFDVDDLNNWDGSAPNEGWPEFTPSEASSTRQKAVYTASRFSLADPLTLIVGARYTEWDGMTLFRSLDSQSKYEVTPYGGLVFDFNDTYSAFASYTEIFEPQNYRDADGTYLDPVVGKNYETGLKAAWFNGLLNGSFSVFRIEQDNVAAALPMGPNQTETFYSAADGVVSEGFEMELSGALTDDLNMTVGYSHFTATSDDESFNINQPRSLFNLFASYNVPQLRQLTVGGGVNWQSSLFAGNLTTPPGIPSEFEQDSYTLANLFGRYQFTPDLSLQVNVKNLFDEKYYSNVAGYGVYGQPASISSTLRYAF, encoded by the coding sequence ATGAAAACGTCATCACTGCATGTTTTGAATAACGTGCAACATCCTGTGCCCAATCATTCGGCAGCTTCTTTCGCTTTACGAGGCGCCACTTTCACCGCACTGATCGCGGGCTCTCTATTTGCTTCGAGCAGCGCATTAGCTCAGTCGGGCTCCGCCAACGATGCCGAATCGCTAGGCACCGTGACCGTGACCGGCACCAATCTATATGAGAACGTAGGCTACACGCGGCGCACCACTAGCGCAGGCACAGGCTTAACGCTTAGCCAAAAAGAGCTGCCGCAGGCCATCAGCATCGTCACCGAACAGCGTATTCAGGATCAAAACCTGGCCACTATCGAAGACATATTGAGAAACACCACCGGTATCTCAGTGCGCAACGTTGATAGTGACCGCGTCAGTTTTGCAGCGCGTGGCTTTCGCATTAACAGCTTCCAGTACGACGGCATCCCAACGCTGAACACCGATAACCGCTGGTACTTCGGCGAAGGCCGGCTTAATACGGCGATCTACGACCGGGTTGAGGTGATTCGTGGCGCTAACGGGCTAGTTAGCGGTTCGGGCAACCCGGGGGCATCGGTTAACTTTGTGCGTAAGCATGCCGACAGCCGCGAGTTTACTGGTTCGGTTTCTGGCACGCTGGGCAGTTGGGATCAGCAAGGTACTACCGTTGATCTCACCACACCGCTAACGGCTTCAGGCGATGTGCGAGCGCGGTTTATCGGCGGTTACGAGGAGGGTGGCGCCCATCTTGACCGCCAGGATAAGCGCCGTACGTTCGGTTACGGGATTATCGACGCCGATGTAACCGATGCCACCACGCTTTCGATAGGCTTTGATTACCAGGATAGCCATACCTCTTCGCCCACCTGGGGCGGTTTACCGCTATGGTTCAGCAACGGCACGCCCACCAACTACTCGCGTTCGTTTAGCGTCGCGCCAGACTGGTCCTACTACGATTTCGAGTCTGAGAAAGTCTTCGCTGAAATCAGCCACCGTTTCGACAACGACTGGCAAGTGCGCGTCGTGGGCACGCATGAAAAAACCGATATGGATGGCAAGCTGGCTTATCCCTACGTAGAGGCAACGCTGCCGGACCAAATGGATGGTAGCGGAGTGGACTTCTTTACCGGATGGAACCGTGGGCATCGTGAAGTCGACTCTGTAGACGTCCAGGCCAGCGGCCCGTTTACACTTTTAGGTCGTGAGCATGAACTCGTCATCGGCGGTAGCTACAGCGACCAAACCAACGACTACGAAAACACCTTCATCTCTGGCTTTGACGTTGATGATTTAAACAATTGGGATGGCTCGGCCCCGAACGAAGGTTGGCCTGAATTCACTCCATCTGAAGCTTCCAGTACCCGCCAGAAAGCCGTTTATACTGCCTCGCGCTTTTCGCTAGCTGATCCGCTAACGTTGATTGTGGGCGCACGCTATACAGAGTGGGATGGAATGACGCTATTTCGCAGCCTGGATAGCCAGAGCAAGTACGAAGTCACGCCGTACGGCGGCTTAGTGTTTGATTTTAATGATACCTACTCGGCCTTTGCCAGCTACACCGAAATTTTTGAGCCCCAGAACTATCGCGATGCTGACGGCACCTACCTTGACCCGGTCGTGGGCAAAAACTACGAAACCGGCCTCAAAGCTGCGTGGTTCAATGGCCTGCTCAACGGCTCTTTCTCCGTATTTCGTATCGAGCAGGACAACGTTGCTGCAGCCCTTCCAATGGGCCCTAATCAAACCGAGACGTTTTATTCCGCCGCTGATGGCGTAGTGAGCGAAGGGTTTGAAATGGAGCTAAGCGGCGCATTGACCGACGATCTTAATATGACCGTCGGCTACTCCCACTTTACCGCAACGTCCGATGATGAATCGTTCAACATTAATCAGCCGCGTTCGCTGTTCAATCTGTTCGCCAGCTATAACGTGCCGCAACTACGCCAGCTGACCGTCGGCGGTGGCGTTAACTGGCAGAGTAGTCTCTTCGCCGGCAACCTAACGACTCCGCCCGGAATCCCCTCCGAGTTCGAGCAGGATAGCTACACGCTGGCCAATTTGTTTGGCCGCTACCAGTTCACGCCGGACCTATCGCTTCAGGTTAACGTCAAGAACCTGTTCGATGAGAAGTACTACAGCAATGTGGCTGGCTACGGCGTTTACGGCCAACCCGCCAGCATCTCCTCGACACTGCGCTACGCGTTCTAA
- a CDS encoding TRAP transporter small permease: protein MRKDNDDLRSEMTAMSEQPGRESAAGSDERPLAASADTPPTKWVLEDHVALGVLMLLGAVVFAQFLSRYVFNHSIGWTEEGARMLLVLLVFIGAAGAASRRGHIYVEILELIIPNKAKRWLQGFNNLLSAVFFGYVAWLAWQVGQRVWHSTMSTMPISKGWLYTVVAVACAALALRMARQGISYWRDEENK, encoded by the coding sequence ATGAGGAAAGACAACGACGATCTCCGTAGTGAGATGACGGCGATGTCAGAGCAACCCGGCCGCGAAAGCGCGGCTGGGAGTGATGAAAGACCGCTCGCAGCCTCAGCGGATACTCCGCCAACGAAGTGGGTACTTGAGGATCATGTCGCGCTTGGGGTTTTGATGCTGTTGGGCGCCGTGGTCTTCGCCCAGTTTTTATCACGCTATGTCTTTAATCACTCCATCGGCTGGACTGAGGAGGGCGCCCGCATGCTGTTGGTGCTGCTGGTGTTCATTGGAGCGGCGGGCGCTGCTTCACGGCGTGGCCATATTTACGTCGAGATTCTTGAGCTAATCATACCGAATAAGGCAAAGCGCTGGCTGCAAGGTTTCAATAACTTGCTTAGCGCGGTTTTCTTCGGATACGTGGCATGGCTGGCGTGGCAGGTGGGCCAGCGAGTCTGGCATTCCACCATGAGCACAATGCCGATCTCTAAGGGTTGGCTGTACACCGTGGTGGCCGTTGCCTGTGCGGCACTGGCACTGCGCATGGCCCGCCAGGGCATCAGCTACTGGCGAGATGAGGAGAACAAATGA